The Methanolacinia petrolearia DSM 11571 genome has a segment encoding these proteins:
- the gmhB gene encoding D-glycero-beta-D-manno-heptose 1,7-bisphosphate 7-phosphatase yields MKNKAVFIDRDGTINVDVHYLDNPDNFKMYLGVGEGLKKLQDNGFKLIVITNQSGIARGYFSEETLLNIHQKMKEDLLEYGVILDDIYYCPHHPDDKCNCRKPNTGLFERAIERHSINIKESFMLGDKILDVGAGKKIGVKTILIPEPHAREELLNQKLNWENSPDYIADNFSEAVEIILTSCL; encoded by the coding sequence ATGAAAAATAAAGCTGTATTTATTGACAGAGACGGTACAATAAATGTAGATGTTCATTATCTTGACAACCCTGATAATTTTAAAATGTATCTAGGTGTTGGGGAAGGATTAAAAAAACTTCAAGATAATGGATTTAAATTGATAGTTATCACAAATCAGTCGGGCATCGCGAGAGGTTATTTTTCAGAAGAAACATTGTTGAACATTCATCAAAAAATGAAAGAAGACCTTTTGGAATATGGTGTTATTTTGGATGATATCTACTATTGTCCACATCATCCAGATGACAAGTGTAATTGCAGGAAACCGAATACCGGATTATTCGAAAGAGCAATTGAAAGACATAGTATAAATATAAAAGAATCTTTTATGCTGGGGGATAAAATTCTCGATGTTGGTGCAGGTAAAAAAATTGGCGTTAAAACGATTCTTATTCCAGAGCCACATGCTCGTGAAGAATTACTAAATCAAAAACTAAACTGGGAAAATTCACCGGATTATATTGCAGATAATTTCTCTGAAGCTGTAGAAATTATTTTAACCTCCTGTCTCTAA
- a CDS encoding B12-binding domain-containing radical SAM protein: MTEKLDLLLINPGARNQVYGKLGDSLSGIEPPLWCGLLAGFIRENGYSVRILDAEAENLSPHETAKRIADLKPILAGIIALGSNPSASSTPKMTAAGETLKALKQENPNIKTLLGGLHPSALPERTLTEEEVDFVCQGEGFETVLQLLKILRTDNESEDFIVNGLWYKKKGSVLSNPPAEPIQNLDELPFVAWDLLPMDIYRAHNWHCFSNLNKRGHYAVIYTSLGCPFNCNYCNIHALYGKPGIRFRSPEKVIEEIDFLVKKYQIENLKIIDELFVLNEKRVKKLCDLIIDREYNLNIWAYARVDTINESLANKMKSAGINWLAFGIESASKDVRDGVTKRFDQNKIEKAIEIAQKAGIFIMGNFIFGLPDDNNQTMQETLDLAKELNLEYINFYTAMAYPGSKLYFEAIQNGIKLPDKWHGFAQYGEETLPLPTKYLSSAEVLRFRDYAFDNYLSNPKYLKMIREKFGIEVEEHIKKMLEHKIKRKYA, encoded by the coding sequence ATGACAGAAAAATTGGATTTGTTATTAATCAATCCTGGAGCTCGGAATCAGGTATATGGTAAATTGGGCGATTCCCTTTCAGGAATTGAACCCCCCCTCTGGTGTGGATTACTTGCAGGTTTTATACGAGAAAATGGATATTCTGTAAGAATTCTTGATGCAGAAGCAGAAAACCTATCTCCTCATGAAACTGCAAAAAGAATTGCAGACCTAAAACCAATTCTCGCTGGAATTATTGCTCTGGGATCCAATCCCTCGGCTTCTTCAACACCAAAAATGACGGCTGCAGGTGAAACATTAAAGGCACTAAAACAGGAAAATCCTAATATAAAGACACTTTTGGGAGGCCTTCACCCTTCTGCTCTTCCGGAAAGAACTCTCACTGAAGAAGAAGTTGATTTCGTTTGTCAGGGAGAAGGATTTGAAACAGTACTTCAACTTCTCAAAATTCTTCGCACAGATAATGAAAGTGAAGACTTCATAGTAAATGGCCTATGGTATAAAAAGAAAGGATCAGTCCTATCAAATCCTCCAGCTGAACCAATTCAGAATCTTGATGAATTACCATTTGTTGCCTGGGATCTTCTCCCCATGGATATTTACAGAGCACATAATTGGCATTGCTTTAGTAATTTAAATAAAAGAGGACATTATGCAGTTATTTATACAAGTTTAGGCTGTCCATTTAATTGTAATTATTGCAATATTCATGCATTATATGGAAAACCAGGAATCAGGTTTCGCAGTCCAGAAAAAGTTATTGAAGAAATTGACTTCCTAGTCAAAAAATATCAAATAGAGAACTTAAAAATAATTGATGAATTGTTTGTCTTAAATGAAAAACGCGTAAAAAAATTATGTGATTTAATTATTGATCGTGAATATAATCTTAATATATGGGCATACGCCAGAGTTGATACAATAAATGAATCGCTTGCAAATAAAATGAAATCTGCAGGAATCAACTGGCTGGCTTTTGGAATTGAATCTGCAAGCAAAGATGTAAGAGATGGTGTAACAAAACGATTTGATCAAAATAAAATTGAAAAAGCAATTGAAATTGCTCAAAAAGCAGGAATTTTTATTATGGGAAATTTTATCTTTGGACTTCCAGATGATAATAATCAAACTATGCAAGAAACATTGGATTTAGCCAAAGAATTAAATCTTGAATATATAAATTTCTATACTGCAATGGCTTATCCGGGCTCTAAATTATATTTCGAAGCAATTCAAAACGGAATAAAACTCCCGGATAAATGGCACGGTTTTGCTCAATACGGTGAAGAAACATTACCTCTGCCAACGAAATACCTTTCATCAGCGGAAGTATTACGCTTCAGAGATTATGCATTTGATAATTATCTATCTAATCCTAAATACCTGAAAATGATTCGAGAAAAATTTGGAATAGAAGTTGAAGAACACATAAAAAAAATGCTTGAGCATAAAATAAAGAGAAAATATGCATGA
- a CDS encoding lysylphosphatidylglycerol synthase transmembrane domain-containing protein, which yields MKNKHNKKIFQLIQIIIGIIISIFFLWLSFKNTNLNDFISSFYNANYLLLIIAMIILIGSVWIRAIRWKYLLIGIGETSTEDAYKATMIGNMGNNILPLKMGEILRAYAISKKADIIISGAFSSIIIERIVDIISLLLIITIIFTLFPITEITQIIAFFGYFILIGFLILTYLLFKYEDKFKKWYFNKQKKLNEKNKGFLAKHLIGFCQGIESLWQNPNQGKTIILSLLIWLMYFIFTILCILALNIDISISDCLKCTVLILTFTTFAILIPAAPGSIGTYQIATIVALQIIGININIARAFSIIYFLVQYLPFTIIGLYYFFQMNMHISDLEHKIIGKKE from the coding sequence ATGAAGAATAAACATAATAAAAAAATATTTCAATTAATTCAAATTATCATTGGGATCATAATTAGTATTTTTTTCCTATGGCTTTCGTTTAAAAATACAAATCTAAATGATTTCATTTCATCGTTTTACAATGCCAATTATCTATTACTTATTATCGCAATGATCATATTAATCGGAAGTGTTTGGATCAGAGCAATTCGTTGGAAATATTTACTTATCGGAATAGGAGAGACTTCTACTGAAGATGCTTATAAGGCAACTATGATTGGCAATATGGGAAATAATATCTTGCCATTAAAGATGGGAGAGATATTAAGAGCATATGCAATTTCTAAAAAAGCAGATATTATAATTTCCGGTGCATTCTCATCAATAATTATTGAAAGGATAGTAGATATAATATCACTATTATTAATAATAACAATAATATTTACACTTTTTCCGATTACAGAAATAACACAGATAATTGCATTTTTCGGTTATTTTATCTTAATTGGATTTTTAATTTTAACATACCTCCTATTTAAATATGAAGATAAATTTAAAAAATGGTATTTTAACAAACAAAAAAAATTGAATGAAAAGAATAAAGGATTCCTAGCAAAACATTTAATTGGATTTTGTCAGGGGATTGAAAGTTTATGGCAAAATCCAAATCAGGGGAAAACAATAATACTATCATTATTAATTTGGCTGATGTATTTTATTTTTACAATATTGTGCATCCTTGCATTGAATATTGATATTTCCATATCCGACTGCTTAAAATGTACCGTATTAATACTTACATTTACTACCTTTGCAATATTAATTCCTGCAGCTCCAGGATCTATAGGAACATATCAAATTGCAACTATAGTTGCTTTACAGATCATTGGCATTAATATTAATATAGCTCGAGCATTTTCGATAATATATTTTTTAGTCCAATATTTGCCATTTACAATCATAGGCTTGTATTATTTTTTCCAGATGAACATGCATATTTCTGATTTAGAACATAAAATAATTGGAAAAAAAGAATAA
- a CDS encoding GHMP family kinase ATP-binding protein, giving the protein MIISRTPFRISFFGGGTDYPVWYKENGGAVLATSIDKYCYINIRRLPPFYDYKYRCVYSKTEQANTISEIKHPSIRECFNFMNLDQGLEIHHDADLPARSGLGSSSSFTVGLINAMYAMKGKMVTKRQLALDAIHVEQDLIKENVGSQDQTSAAFGGFNKIEFGGEQGIQVQPITIGAKKSKNLQDHLMLFFTGFSRTASEIAGEQIKKTPDRASELNRMLEMVDEAIGILNNSDSDISDFGRLLNESWMIKRSLTDKISTPQVDRIYEKALHAGALGGKLLGAGGGGFILFFVEPEKQQFVKEELKDLLHVPFKFDTLGSQIIYYVPSNNY; this is encoded by the coding sequence ATGATTATCAGTCGCACACCATTTCGAATATCCTTTTTTGGAGGGGGAACAGATTATCCAGTATGGTATAAAGAAAACGGCGGCGCTGTTTTAGCTACTTCTATCGATAAGTATTGTTATATAAACATTCGTCGTCTTCCCCCGTTTTATGATTACAAATACCGTTGTGTTTATTCTAAAACGGAACAGGCAAATACAATATCTGAAATTAAGCATCCTTCAATAAGGGAATGTTTTAATTTCATGAACCTAGATCAAGGACTTGAAATTCATCATGATGCAGACCTGCCTGCCCGTTCAGGTTTAGGGTCAAGTTCTTCATTTACTGTAGGATTGATCAATGCAATGTATGCAATGAAGGGTAAAATGGTAACTAAGAGACAACTTGCCCTCGACGCAATTCACGTTGAACAAGATCTGATTAAAGAAAATGTTGGTTCTCAAGATCAAACAAGTGCCGCTTTTGGAGGTTTTAATAAAATAGAATTTGGCGGAGAACAAGGGATACAAGTCCAGCCAATAACAATAGGAGCAAAAAAATCTAAAAATCTCCAGGATCATCTGATGCTTTTTTTCACCGGTTTTTCAAGAACCGCTTCCGAAATTGCCGGTGAACAAATTAAAAAAACACCAGATCGAGCCAGTGAATTGAATAGAATGTTAGAGATGGTCGATGAAGCTATAGGAATCCTTAACAACAGTGACTCTGATATTTCTGATTTTGGCAGACTGTTAAATGAAAGCTGGATGATTAAGCGAAGTTTAACAGATAAGATCTCTACTCCACAGGTTGATCGAATCTACGAAAAAGCCTTACACGCAGGTGCATTGGGCGGGAAATTGCTCGGAGCCGGAGGAGGGGGATTTATACTATTTTTTGTAGAACCGGAGAAGCAGCAATTTGTAAAAGAAGAATTAAAAGATTTATTACATGTACCATTTAAATTTGACACACTGGGTAGTCAGATAATATATTATGTTCCATCAAATAATTATTAG
- a CDS encoding NAD-dependent epimerase/dehydratase family protein: MKILVTGGAGYIGSVLVPTLLRNGHEVIVVDNFMYNQQSLLDCCNDKNLTIIRGDVRDKSLISKCMANVDAIFPLACLTGAPLCSKDPIGAQTINFDAIKMILDMRKPDQKIIFPTTNSGYGIGQEGIFCTEDTPLNPISLYGRLKVDIEKLVLESGNSITLRLATVMGTSPRMRLDLLVNDFTYRAVNDGFLVLFEPHFKRNYIHVRDVAKAFIHCLENFETMKGEPYNVGLSEANLSKWELCEAIQKQLPNFYFVEGKIGEDPDKRDYIVSNEKIEKTGFVPDYSLKYSITELIKGYQIIKRNQYANV, translated from the coding sequence ATGAAAATTTTAGTTACTGGAGGAGCCGGGTATATCGGATCGGTATTAGTGCCAACATTACTTAGAAATGGGCACGAAGTAATTGTGGTTGACAATTTTATGTACAATCAACAATCATTGCTTGATTGCTGTAATGATAAAAACTTAACAATTATCAGAGGAGATGTAAGAGATAAATCCCTGATTTCAAAATGTATGGCAAATGTTGATGCGATATTCCCTCTTGCATGTCTCACAGGTGCACCCTTATGCTCGAAAGATCCTATCGGGGCCCAGACAATCAATTTTGATGCAATAAAAATGATACTTGATATGCGCAAACCTGACCAAAAAATTATATTTCCAACAACAAATAGCGGATATGGAATTGGTCAGGAAGGAATATTTTGTACTGAAGACACTCCCCTAAATCCAATCTCTCTATACGGTCGTTTAAAAGTCGATATTGAAAAACTTGTTCTCGAATCGGGGAATTCAATCACTTTACGCCTTGCTACTGTTATGGGAACAAGTCCTAGAATGCGGCTTGACCTGCTTGTGAATGACTTTACATATCGTGCAGTAAATGACGGATTTTTAGTGTTGTTTGAACCCCATTTTAAGCGAAATTATATCCATGTCAGAGATGTTGCCAAGGCTTTCATTCATTGTCTGGAGAATTTCGAAACAATGAAGGGAGAGCCGTACAACGTAGGATTAAGTGAAGCTAACTTGAGCAAATGGGAACTTTGTGAAGCGATCCAGAAGCAATTGCCTAATTTTTATTTTGTAGAGGGAAAAATAGGAGAAGATCCTGACAAGCGTGATTATATTGTTAGCAATGAGAAGATTGAAAAAACCGGATTTGTTCCGGATTATTCATTGAAATATTCAATTACTGAATTAATTAAAGGTTACCAGATTATAAAAAGAAACCAATATGCGAATGTGTAA
- a CDS encoding transketolase, translating into MLFEQSEEFFNFLNSKSKCVRKETLKIHKIAPETRIASSLSCLEIFVALYYGKILKYNPEDLQDNKRDRFIISKGHGAISLYPILADLGFFDKSELKKVCREGTFLGGIPDSIIPGFETINGSLGHGLGVACGIALALKKKRASENVFVLVGDGELYEGSVWEAIMFAGEHKLDNLILILDKNRISMLDYCDKIMDLEPYGTKFESFKWEVKTVDGHDINHVYNSLIALKNERNNKPKLLIANTIKGKGVPGLENDSLCHIKSLKPQEIDKLLEGFE; encoded by the coding sequence ATGCTATTTGAACAATCTGAAGAATTTTTTAATTTCTTAAATTCAAAATCCAAGTGTGTAAGAAAAGAAACCCTAAAAATTCATAAAATTGCACCAGAAACCAGAATTGCATCTTCTTTGTCCTGTCTTGAAATATTTGTGGCCTTATATTACGGAAAGATCTTGAAATATAACCCGGAAGATCTCCAGGATAATAAAAGAGATCGTTTTATTATTAGTAAAGGTCATGGTGCAATCTCACTCTATCCTATATTAGCAGATCTGGGATTTTTTGATAAAAGCGAACTTAAAAAAGTTTGCAGAGAGGGAACATTTTTAGGGGGAATTCCTGATTCAATAATACCCGGATTTGAAACTATTAACGGGTCTCTCGGGCATGGATTGGGAGTTGCCTGCGGTATTGCTTTGGCATTAAAGAAAAAAAGAGCTTCTGAAAATGTTTTTGTACTGGTAGGAGACGGAGAACTATATGAAGGTTCAGTCTGGGAAGCAATTATGTTCGCCGGAGAGCACAAATTAGATAATTTGATACTGATCCTTGATAAAAACCGCATTTCTATGCTAGATTATTGTGATAAAATCATGGATCTTGAGCCCTACGGAACCAAATTTGAATCATTTAAATGGGAAGTAAAAACTGTTGATGGACATGATATCAATCATGTTTATAATTCACTCATTGCACTTAAAAATGAAAGGAATAATAAACCAAAATTATTAATTGCAAATACTATCAAAGGCAAAGGAGTTCCAGGTCTCGAAAATGACTCTCTATGCCATATAAAAAGTCTGAAACCACAAGAAATTGATAAATTACTCGAGGGATTTGAGTGA
- a CDS encoding transketolase family protein — translation MTGEIKVTRDVFLEGIHERMLTDENIFFLCADFGSPKLDAIREDFPDRFINVGIAEQNLINVATGLALEGFTVYAYAIAPFLTMRAYEQIRINLSLHAQLKDINVNLIGVGAGLSYDVSGPTHHCLEDISIIRTLPNIVLFSPSDWLLAQKFIDYSIYVKKPKYLRFDGKPVSQIYNNTESINFENGFSELFEGDKICIISTGIMTQKALNVIKKLAEQDISVGLIDVYILKPFNEELFFNAIKRYSHIITLEEAFINKGGLDSMISNILECRNYCINISRIGFKDEFVFDIGSRDYLHRLNNLDEESINKIVLKLLEEN, via the coding sequence GTGACCGGAGAAATTAAAGTTACCAGAGATGTATTTTTAGAAGGGATCCATGAACGGATGCTTACAGATGAAAATATCTTTTTTTTATGCGCAGACTTTGGTTCTCCAAAACTTGATGCCATACGTGAAGATTTTCCGGATAGGTTCATCAATGTAGGAATTGCCGAACAAAATCTGATTAATGTTGCAACGGGTCTTGCTCTGGAGGGATTTACAGTTTATGCATATGCAATAGCACCCTTTTTAACAATGCGTGCATATGAACAAATAAGAATTAACCTTTCTCTTCATGCCCAGTTAAAAGATATAAATGTCAATTTAATAGGTGTGGGTGCAGGTTTAAGTTATGATGTATCAGGACCTACCCATCATTGCCTTGAGGATATTTCTATTATAAGAACTCTCCCAAACATAGTTCTTTTTTCACCAAGTGACTGGTTATTGGCTCAAAAATTTATTGATTATTCTATATATGTTAAAAAACCGAAGTATCTCCGGTTTGATGGGAAACCTGTTTCACAGATTTATAATAACACTGAGTCTATCAATTTTGAGAATGGCTTTAGTGAATTATTTGAAGGGGATAAAATATGCATAATCTCCACAGGAATAATGACCCAAAAAGCATTAAATGTGATAAAAAAATTAGCAGAACAAGATATTTCAGTAGGTTTAATTGATGTATACATCTTAAAGCCATTTAATGAGGAATTATTTTTTAATGCAATCAAAAGATATTCACATATAATTACCTTAGAAGAGGCATTCATCAATAAAGGAGGCCTTGATAGTATGATCTCTAATATTTTGGAATGCAGGAATTACTGTATCAATATATCTCGGATAGGGTTTAAAGACGAATTTGTATTCGATATTGGCAGTCGTGATTACCTGCACAGATTAAATAATCTTGATGAGGAAAGCATTAATAAAATAGTTTTAAAATTACTTGAGGAGAATTAA
- a CDS encoding D-sedoheptulose-7-phosphate isomerase, translating into MDSEKTISEYFTESFLIKDQLLTLQIDNIVQITDTIINAYKNGNKTIWFGNGGSAADAQHLACELVSRFFLERKALASIALTTNTSELTAIANDYSFENIFSRQVEALVNPGDVVIGISTSGNSLNVIEGLKKAKQLKAVTVGFTGNNGGKIREIADYLIDVPSEITPHIQESHIMIGHIICQLVEKELFDANEK; encoded by the coding sequence ATGGACTCTGAAAAAACTATCTCTGAATATTTTACAGAATCATTTCTGATAAAAGATCAATTATTAACATTACAAATAGACAATATTGTCCAAATTACAGATACTATTATTAATGCATATAAAAATGGAAATAAAACAATTTGGTTTGGAAATGGAGGTAGTGCTGCGGATGCACAACATCTTGCATGTGAATTGGTAAGCAGATTTTTTTTAGAAAGAAAAGCACTCGCGTCAATTGCACTTACAACAAATACATCGGAATTAACGGCAATCGCTAATGATTACTCTTTTGAAAATATTTTTTCCAGACAAGTGGAAGCCTTAGTTAACCCAGGTGATGTGGTAATCGGAATAAGTACAAGTGGAAATTCTCTAAATGTAATAGAAGGTCTTAAAAAAGCAAAACAACTTAAAGCGGTTACTGTTGGATTTACTGGGAATAACGGCGGAAAAATTCGTGAAATCGCAGATTATCTTATAGATGTGCCATCAGAGATTACTCCTCATATTCAGGAATCGCATATAATGATTGGACATATAATTTGTCAACTTGTAGAGAAAGAACTCTTCGATGCAAATGAAAAATAA
- a CDS encoding glycosyltransferase family 2 protein: protein MVINENSRKPFISVILSFKNEEDVIPELIRRLRKVLDNEYQNKYELIFVNDNSTDHSEDLLIQSAENHDDIKIITMSRTFGVSECALAGMEYASGQIVIYMDADLQDPPELIPDMIKAWRDGDDIDVVNTRRISRDGESRIKLRLTKIGYHILRRVSDIDLQVEVGDFKLLSRRAVNHLIKLKEKKPYLRGLVNWIGFNQVTIDYKREARFAGKTKFPVFGRGVINNFLNSALISFSDMPLKISFFLGVITSTVAFIMFIYVIIQKLFLLPYVTPGWTAIIAAILFLGGLQLITIGIMGLYINSIYLEAKGRPNYIIKHTFGFKNSIELESLKESY, encoded by the coding sequence ATGGTAATTAATGAAAATTCAAGAAAACCTTTCATTTCAGTAATTTTATCATTTAAAAATGAAGAAGATGTAATTCCTGAATTAATAAGGCGTTTAAGAAAAGTTCTGGATAATGAATACCAGAATAAATATGAGCTAATTTTTGTCAATGATAATTCTACAGATCATTCCGAAGATCTTTTGATTCAATCTGCTGAAAACCATGATGATATAAAAATTATTACTATGTCTCGCACATTTGGTGTTTCAGAATGTGCACTTGCCGGTATGGAATATGCATCAGGTCAAATTGTAATTTATATGGATGCTGACCTCCAGGATCCTCCTGAATTAATACCAGATATGATCAAGGCATGGAGAGACGGAGATGATATTGATGTTGTCAATACCCGACGGATATCAAGAGATGGTGAATCCAGGATAAAACTAAGATTAACCAAAATAGGATATCATATATTAAGAAGAGTTTCTGATATTGATCTTCAAGTAGAAGTAGGAGATTTTAAATTATTATCAAGAAGAGCTGTTAATCATTTAATAAAACTTAAAGAAAAAAAACCATATTTACGCGGTTTAGTTAATTGGATCGGTTTTAATCAGGTTACAATTGATTATAAAAGAGAAGCCAGATTTGCAGGCAAGACTAAGTTTCCGGTCTTTGGACGGGGTGTCATTAATAATTTTTTAAATTCTGCTTTGATATCATTTAGTGACATGCCGTTGAAAATATCATTTTTTTTAGGAGTGATTACGTCAACGGTTGCATTTATAATGTTTATTTATGTAATAATTCAAAAATTGTTTTTACTTCCATATGTCACCCCGGGTTGGACTGCAATAATTGCTGCAATATTATTCTTGGGAGGACTACAACTAATAACTATTGGAATTATGGGACTTTATATTAACTCTATATATCTTGAAGCAAAAGGTAGACCAAACTACATTATTAAGCATACGTTCGGATTTAAAAATTCAATAGAATTAGAATCATTAAAAGAGTCATATTAA
- a CDS encoding DegT/DnrJ/EryC1/StrS family aminotransferase, whose translation MRINFGDLVIGDTAKKYLQKAIDKNWVSEGDNVKQFEKEFAELFGYKYAIATSSGTDADIVACSSLYDFGANRGDEIIVPSLCFVAAANSILAAGFIPKFVDVELETLNIDPLKIEEAITEKTRAIMVVHTMGKPCEMDTILKIAQKHNLKVIEDACEAHGATYKGKVVGTIGDMGAFSFYTAHQIICGEGGMVATNDEKIADVVRSVKSHGRPVGNLYFDFQRVGYNSKMNDLEAALGLEGIETFKGFFTTRKNNLYRLLDLTKELSEYFYFIKEEDYEKISPHAFPLVLKDEKSDRDQLYKYLESNGIQCKTLFGSLPTQHTVYKFLNYKFGDFPVSEYIGQNGLHFGMHQYLSDDDLVFISDTLIKYFNK comes from the coding sequence ATGAGAATCAATTTTGGCGATTTAGTTATTGGAGATACAGCAAAGAAATATTTACAGAAGGCCATTGATAAAAACTGGGTTTCAGAAGGAGATAATGTAAAACAATTCGAAAAAGAATTTGCTGAGTTATTTGGATACAAATATGCTATTGCAACCAGTTCAGGTACAGATGCCGATATTGTTGCCTGTTCATCCTTATATGATTTCGGAGCAAATCGCGGTGATGAGATCATTGTTCCTTCTTTATGCTTTGTAGCAGCAGCAAATTCAATTTTGGCTGCCGGCTTTATTCCAAAATTTGTCGATGTTGAACTTGAGACACTGAACATTGATCCATTGAAGATTGAAGAAGCAATCACAGAAAAAACAAGGGCAATAATGGTAGTCCATACTATGGGAAAACCCTGCGAGATGGATACTATATTAAAAATTGCACAAAAACACAATCTAAAGGTAATTGAAGATGCCTGTGAGGCACATGGTGCAACGTATAAGGGGAAAGTCGTAGGTACAATCGGAGATATGGGTGCATTCAGCTTTTACACAGCTCATCAGATCATTTGTGGAGAAGGAGGAATGGTTGCAACCAATGATGAGAAGATTGCTGATGTTGTAAGATCCGTAAAGTCGCATGGTCGTCCTGTTGGTAATTTATACTTTGATTTCCAAAGAGTTGGTTACAATTCAAAAATGAATGATCTTGAAGCAGCACTTGGACTTGAAGGAATAGAGACTTTCAAAGGATTTTTTACTACACGAAAGAACAACTTATATAGACTACTTGATTTGACAAAGGAACTTTCTGAATATTTTTACTTCATTAAAGAGGAAGATTATGAGAAAATTAGTCCACATGCATTTCCATTGGTGCTAAAAGATGAAAAGTCTGATCGCGATCAACTCTATAAATACTTGGAATCGAATGGTATTCAGTGCAAAACACTTTTTGGAAGCCTACCTACTCAGCACACAGTTTATAAATTCTTGAATTATAAATTCGGGGACTTCCCGGTTTCAGAATATATCGGGCAAAACGGGTTGCATTTTGGTATGCATCAATATTTATCCGATGATGATCTGGTATTCATCAGCGATACATTAATCAAATATTTTAATAAATAA
- a CDS encoding nucleotidyltransferase family protein: protein MIANPENIDVVILCGGLGTRLRSAVSDRPKALANFGEKTFIDILIDSILKYKFKNITLCVGYQKEQIIKHFEYEKDYNLKFSAEDIPLGTGGALKKAVPAIESDTFIVMNGDSICNPDFKQLLQFHINKKAVMTMALTHSSDKTDYGNVTMDQSQIITNFEEKINSNEESFINAGIYVMQKEIFSYMPKEEIFSLEYDLFPKLVNKRCYGYIIKNELIDIGTPERYNKAVSIIGDKK, encoded by the coding sequence ATGATCGCAAATCCCGAAAATATTGATGTTGTTATTCTTTGCGGGGGATTGGGAACAAGGTTAAGATCTGCTGTATCTGATCGCCCAAAAGCTCTTGCAAATTTTGGTGAAAAAACATTTATAGATATTTTGATTGATTCTATCTTAAAATATAAATTTAAAAATATTACGTTGTGCGTAGGTTACCAAAAAGAGCAAATCATAAAACATTTTGAATATGAAAAGGATTATAATTTAAAATTCTCTGCTGAAGATATTCCACTTGGAACAGGGGGAGCATTAAAAAAAGCAGTACCTGCAATTGAAAGTGATACTTTCATTGTAATGAATGGAGATTCAATATGCAACCCAGATTTTAAGCAATTACTTCAATTTCATATTAATAAAAAAGCAGTTATGACAATGGCACTGACTCATTCATCTGATAAAACAGATTATGGGAATGTAACGATGGATCAATCTCAAATAATAACAAACTTTGAAGAAAAAATTAATTCCAATGAAGAATCCTTCATTAATGCCGGCATATATGTTATGCAAAAAGAAATTTTTTCATATATGCCAAAAGAAGAAATTTTTTCTTTGGAATATGACTTATTTCCGAAGTTAGTAAATAAAAGATGTTATGGTTATATAATCAAAAATGAGTTAATAGATATTGGAACTCCTGAAAGATATAATAAGGCAGTCTCAATAATTGGTGATAAAAAATGA